Genomic window (Candidatus Microthrix parvicella Bio17-1):
TGGTCATCATCGAGAACCCACCAGAAAAGGCCACCACATCGAAACCAAGCCGCTTCAGCGTCGCAACCAGCGTGCGGGCACCCGGTGTGAACGGCACCTCGGCGGCGATCCGCATCAGCACGCTCACGTCGAGCCCCTTCAGCAACGCCACACGAGCCCGAAGCGCAGACTCGAAGTCCAACTCACCGGCCATTGCAGCCACGGTGAGCGCCCCGACCTCAGCCCCGCAGCCGGCCTCCTTGGCCACCTCGTCGATCAGCTCACCCTGGATCAGGGTGGAGTCAACGTCAAAGGCCACGAGGCGCATCGCTCGACGCCCGAGGGTCTCCCGCTGTACGGCGACGTCCACGCGGGCGGCGGCCCCTGCCGCGGTCACCGCCGAGCGAATGCCCTCGGCATCGGCGCCGGACACCCGAAGCTCGTAGCAGTAGACCGGATATCGGGCCAGCCGAACGATGCGATCGATATTGGCTCCGAGCGACCCCAGCGTGTCGGTGATGATCTCCAACGCCGCCGCGGTGATCGTGGGCGCCAGCACGGTGACGATCTGGGTCTCCGCAGGTTGGGTACCGGCGTCGGCCACCTCATCCAGTTGAACTGACAAGCCGTGACGCGCGCCGAATGCCGCCAGCTCCCGACGAACCGAGTCGGGCCGATCCGTGGCCACCACCGCCGCCAGAATAAGCCGCTGACGAACCAGCACCTGTTCAAGGTCCTCAAGGTCGGCCTCCAGCGCTGCCAGCGTGGACATGAGATCGGCGGTGATACCCGGCCGGTCCGCACCGATGACCCGAACCGCCAGGTTGGTCACGCTGTACCCACCATCTCCGACGTTGGCGTTGCGTCCAACGGCACCTCCGAGTCAAGGGGCTCCGAGTCAAGGGGCTCCACGACGGGCGGCTCCGGGGTCGGCGACCACCTCCGCAACCAGCGACCGAGGCCGGTGTCGGCCATTGCGGGAGTGGATCGGCCGACCACTGCCAGGCAGCGGGCGGCAGCCAAGCCTGCATACGCGATCATCAGCGGTTCGAGCGCCATCCGGTAGCGATCCGCCCCCTGGGTGAGGCTCACGGCGGCCACGACGGAGCCCGCCACCAGGATCACGGGGGCAATCAATTGACCTTCCCGGCGGGCCAGCACCACGCCTGCGATACCAAGTGGCAACAGCAACTGCCACGAGATGAGTCCACCCCACACCACCCAATGCGGGCCTCGCAGCTCCAGGACCTCGATGAAGAAGCTCTGCTGTACCGGCCGAAAAAAGCCGAACGTGCGGGCGATTCGTGCCGCGGCGACCACCGGGAGCCTCGCCCGGTGAGTCTGGATGTAGTCACCGGCGATGTTCCGAGCGACCAGATCCCGCTCGCTGGCGTCCATGTCCAGGTTCATCAGGCTTCGGCTTCGGTCGAAACACGAATAGTCCGAGTAGCCGGTCAACGGCCCGTAGAACGCGGAATCGCAGTTGCCCTGCAGCATCGTGGTGCCGACGCCGGTGGTCATCAAGACCGGCTCCTCGAAGCGGTGCATGTTGGACCAGAGCCACGGGCCCAACACCATCAGGGCACCTGCACCAAACGCTGCGCTGTGCAACGCCAGGCGCTGCCACGGCAGCGACCGGTGACGCCACAGCAGCACCAAGATCACGACGCCCGCCAGGATCAGTTCCGATCGCGTGGCGGCCGCGACCCCAAGCGCCAGGCCTGCGGTCAGCACTGCGCCAGGTCCTGGCCGGTCGTCGTAGACCAGCAGCGCGTACAGCCAAAGCGAAGTTGCCGTCATCACCAGTGGCTCAGCCAGGATCAGCGCATCCCAGCTCCACATGTTCACGTTCACTGTGGCAATCACCGCCGCCCCGATCGCGGCCCAGCCCACCATGCGTGCGCTGGGCGGAGGGCCGCGACGGCGGCGGCCCGCCAGTCGGGCAGCGGAGAGCGCAAGCAACGGCACGGCAAGTGACCCAACCAGAGCCGTGAGCATTCGATGATCGTCCGGCGTGGTCAGCCCAATTCGGCTGCCCAGGCTCAAGAGCACCGGGTAACCGGGAGGATGGGCCGCCGTTTCCTCGGTGACCATGGAGAATTCGAACGCTCGCCGAAAGCCCTCCTTCGGCAGCGAATTGCCAAGAGCGTGGTAATAGCCGCCGTCTCCGGTCAGTGGCTGATCGGGGTTGATCTGGGTGATGTAGGCGACCCGAAACCCCAAGGCCACCATCCAAATGGCGAGCACGACCCACAAGACGCGGCCGGGCACCGCAACCCGCTTGGGTGCGAGCGCCGACTCATCCTCCATCGCGGTAAACCTTCACGCTGTCGAACGACACGGCGGCACCGCCGGCGGACGACAGCCCCACGTTGGTTGGCATCTCCTCCAGAGCTACCTGGCCGAGCGTCAGGTTGCCCACCCACACTTGGACCTCGTCCCGGCCGAACTCCAAGGTGATGTCAAACGACCCGGCCAGGTCGACCGGGCCGAACGTATTCAAAGCAACGGCGCCGGCTCCATCGATGCGCTCGACACCGGCTGCGGCGAACGACGGGTTGAAGCTGACCCGCGTGAAGTCCTGCGGTGAGCGGTACCCATAGACCAGGCCGACGCCGTCAGCGCCGCCTGAGACGCGGGCCTGAACGACCAGCCGATCTGCTTGTGGCAGCTTGGTCAGCGCCAACGAGGGGGTCGCAAGCTCGGGGTCGGCGATCAACTTCGCCTCGCCGTCGGCCGTGACCCAATCGCCCGCCACAACCTCCCAGTCGGCCGAATCCGACAACGGCCCGTCGGCACCATCAAAGTCATCTGCGACGACCTGCTGGCCGAGCACCAGGTCGGGTGCCTGGGTAGCGGCGTCGGGGGGCCTCAAGGTCGTTTCGTCGTAGCGCTCCGCCAGCACGACCACGGCCCACAACAGGAGTGACACCTGCGCCACCCGGAACAGAACGCGCAGCGGCGACCGCCCCAGAAGGGGCGGTCGCCGCTGCGACGCGTCGGTCGAGACCACGCCGGAAGGCTCGGTGGGCCTAGCGACCGCGCCGGCCACCCCGGCCCCCGCCGCCTCCACGGCGACCGCCGCCGCCGCCACCCGCGTTACGGGGGGCGGGCTCGGGTCCAAGATCGCCGTAGGCCTCGGTCAGCTTGGCCTCCAGCACCGGAGCAAACTCAGGTGCCCGCTGTGGGCCGCCCGAGCCACTGCCACCGGAATCGGTGCTGCCCGAATCGGACGCACCGGAAGCCTGGGCAGCGCCGTCGCGACCACCGGAGCGGTCGTCGTTGCGGCCGGACGTGGCGGCGGAACGGCCCTGTGACGGGCCGTCAGCTTTTGGGGAATCAGACCGGCCTCCGCCGGTGTCCCCGCCGGACTTTCCGCCGGTGTCGCCGGCCATGCGCAGCGACACCTTGCCGTTGGGGTCGATGTCCTCCACGTACACGGCGAGGTCCTGGCCCAACTCGAGCACGTCCTCAACCTTGTCGATGCGCTTGCCGCCACCGATCTTTGAGATGTGCAGCAAGCCGTCACGGCCAGGCAGGATGTTGATGAAGGCGCCGAACTTGGTGATCGAGACCACCTTGCCGGTGTACTCCGCGTTCACCTCGGGGGTGGGCGGGTCGAGGATCAGACGGATCTGACGCTCGGCCTCGGCCACGGCGTTGCCGTCAACGGCCGAGACGGACACAACGCCCACCATGCCGTCGTCGTCCACCGAGATGTCGGCACCGGTCTCACCCTGGATCGAGTTGATCACCTTGCCCTTGGGGCCGATGACCTCACCGATCTTGTCGGCGGGGATCTCGAAGCTGATGATCTTCGGCGCGGTCTCGTTGACCTCTGAGCGAGGCTCGGGCAGCGCGGCGTTCATCGAATCGAGGATCGCCAGACGAGCCTCCTTGGCCTGGTTGAGGGCGGCGATCAGCACGTCGGCGGGGATGCCCTCGATCTTGGTGTCGAGTTGCAACGCCGTGACGAACTCGGACGTACCGGCCACCTTGAAGTCCATGTCGCCGAAGGCGTCCTCCGCACCGAGGATGTCGGTGAGGGTGGTGTACTTCCCGTCGGCGTACACCAGGCCCATCGCGATACCGGCAACCGGCGCCCGCAGGGGCACACCGGCGTCCATCAGCGAGAGGCTGGATGCGCAGACCGACGCCATCGAGGTCGAGCCGTTGGACGACAGCACCTCGGACACCAGCCGGATGGTGTAGGGGAACTCCGACATGGCGGGCACCAGTGGGAACAGCGCCTTCTCGGCGAGCGCACCATGGCCGATCTCGCGGCGCTTCGGGCCACGCATGAAGCCAGGCTCGCCGGTGGAGAACGGCGGGAAGTTGTAGTGGTGCATGTAGCGCTTTTTGGTGACCGGGTCGATGCCGTCGATCATTTGGTCCATGCGGCCGATACCCAAGGTGGTGATGTTGAGCACCTGGGTTTCGCCACGCTGGAACAAGCCGGTGCCGTGGGCGGTGGGCACGACGCCAACCTCCGACGACAGGGGACGCAGGTCCTTCGGACCACGGCCGTCGATGCGGGCGCCGTCGTTGACGATGCGGCTGCGCACCGCCTCCTTGGTGGCGGCACGGAAGGCTGCCTTGGCCTGCTTCTCGGCGTTGGAGCGCTCGGCCTCGTCTGCGGCGCCGGCCACGGTGGCGACCAGCTCGTCACGCAACGCGGATTCGGCAGCGGTGCGCTCAGCCTTGTCTGCGATCGACGCGGTCTCAACGATGCGGTCACCGGCGGCCGCAGCGACGGCGTCGGCGACCTCGGGGCTGTAGTCCACCTGCGGGACCCAGGCAATCGCCTCGGGGATGCCGTGAGCCTCCTGATGGACCTCCACCAGCTGACGCTGCAGCTCGATCATGGCTGCGATGTGTGCCTTGGAGGCCTCGAGACCGGCCGCAAGGGCCTCCTCGTTCACCTTGGGGGCGCCGTCTTCGTAGAGCTCCCAGGCACCCTCGGTGCCACCGGCCTCCACCATCATCACGGCGATATCACCGTCTTCGAGTTGGCGCCCGGCAACGACCATGTCGAAGGCTCCGGCGTCGGACTCGGCATAGGTGGGATGGGCCAGCCACTCGCCATCGGCGGTGTAGCTCAGGCGGACGGCGCCGACGGGCCCCTCGAAGGGGATGCCCGACAGCATCAACGCTGCCGAAGCGCCGTTGAGCGCCAGCACGTCATAGGGGTTTTCCTGATCGGCACCCAGCACGAGGCCCACCACGTGCACCTCGTTGCGGAAGCTGCTGGGGAACGACGGACGAAGCGGCCGGTCGATCAGTCGGCAGGTGAGGATTGCGGCCTCTGAGGCACGCCCCTCACGGCGAAAGAACGAGCCCGGGATCTTGCCGGCGGCGTACGAACGCTCCTCGATGTCGACCGTGAGCGGGAAGAAGTCGGCGCCCTCGCGCACCCGGCGGGATGCCGTGGCGGTGACGAGCACCCTGGTGTCCCCCATGCCGACCAGGACGGAGCCGTCGGCGAGGGAGGCCAGCCGTCCGGCCTCCATGGTGATTTCCTTGCCGTCGACGAGATCGGTCTCTTCCGCGACGGTTGCGCGCACTCTCAGTGCGCCTTCGATTGGCTGTGTGGCCATGTGGTTCTCCTTGATGTGGTGCATCCGCGCATTTCGTGCGACGGCTCACACCTCTGTGGAGCGGAGAGGCCAGCAGACAGTTGTCGGCCTCCGAACGTCCCCAGGGTCAGCGAGGAACGAAGTCGCTCGGTGACTCGGGCGGCGCTTCGGGGGGCGGCAACTGGCGGCTGGACTCAACCGCATTCGTGAACCCCCCATCGTAGCCGACAATCCCCGCTCGCCGCTGCGCCCGCCGGCACCGCTGCCACAACGGCCGCACCCGATACGCTGAATCGTCATGTTCTCAGCCCGACACAGCCGGCATCGCGCAACGAAAAGCGGCTGCGGGCGGGCGGCTCTCGGCGTGGCGGTGGTGCTCAGCCTTGGAGCGCCCACCACAGGATGCGGGGGCACGGGCCAACCCTCGGCCGACGACTTCGAACGGACCGTCGTGGAATCCACCGCGGGGTCCCAGGTGGGTGCGGACGTGGCGAAGTCCTATGCCCGGTGCCTCTACCGGGAGACCGACGGGCGTGTCGAGGTGCTCGTCGAGCACCTCGAGGATGGTGACTATCGGCCGGTCGGGCCCGAGGCCGAGGCCTTGGCGGCCTGCTCAGACAAGCTGAACGCCGGCGACTGAAGCGGCCTAGCGACGAAGCCCGAGATCGGCGATCAGCGAGCGGTAGCTCTCGATGTCGGTGTTCTTCAGGTAGTTGAGCAACCGACGGCGACGTCCCACCATCTGGAGGAGGCCACGACGGGTGTGGTGGTCCTTCTTGTGAGACCGGAGATGCTCGGTGAGGTGCGTGATGCGAGCGCTCAACAGCGCGATCTGAACCTCGGGTGACCCGGTGTCGGACTCGTCACGCCGGTGCTTGGCAATGATGTCGGCCTTGGGCGGCATATTGGTGGGAACGTGATTGGACATGGTGCTCCGAGTGGGCGTTGGGCCCGGCCTTCATGTGGGTGGTCGGCCTCAGCCGTCCTCCGCACCGAACGCGGGCGCCGGAAGGTTCCGGCGAACCGACAACGCTACCGCCGGGCGGCCCGGGGTACGAATCAGGCTGCGGTGACGTCCGGTACGTGGCGATGCCAGGCGAACGCCGGACCGGCACGCTTGACCGCCGTGTCGGTGTATTCCTGCGGTTCGGGGAGCGCCAGGTCAAATACCGCAGCGCCCGGCTCGTAACACGCCGAATGGATGGCGGGCAGGTCGGGATCCTCCCCCACTCCCAGCTCAACGAAGGCGGCCCGCAGGTCGTCGCCCAGCCTTCCCTCCAACAGCTCGGCCATGATCGCCGGCAGTGTCTCCGGATCCGACAACAACCACGAGTGTCCAGCCTTTTCCACCGTGATGAGGTCGGCACCAACGCGCCGGGCGGCATCCTCGCTGGTGCGGTGTGGTACCGCCACGTCGCGGTCGCCGTGCAGGATGTAGAACGGCACGCCTTCCGCCGCGGCCGCATCCAGTGCATAGCGACTCGACCGGGTCCGCAGGATCGACACCGCCGGACCCAACAACCTCCAGGGCTTGGCCACGTGACCCAGCAGGGTCGGCGTGAACAGTCGCAGAAACTTGACCGCCTGCCGAGGATCGCGGGAGAGGGGCGGCACCAGAATCGAGTCCACCATCAGCGCCACGCCGACGGCCCCGAGCAGCGGGGGCCACACCCGAAACAGATAGACCATGCGGTCCCAGGTGTCGCCAACGATGGCATCGATCAACACCACCCCCAACACCCGCTCGGGGTGGTTGGCCGCCAACTGGGTCACCAGTCGACCGCCCATCGAGTGGCCTGCCAACAGTGCGTGGCGGATCCCCAGTTCGTCGAGCACCCGCTTCACCAACGCCGAGTAGGCGGCGATGTTGGCGCCGTCCTCCGGCAGGCCTGCGGTACCGCCGTGGCCTGCGATGTCGATGGCGATCACCCGAAACCCCATGCCGCAGAGACGCGACAGGGTCTGTGCATAGAGGAACCCCTCGGCGGTGAAGCCATGAATGACCACCAGAGGTATGCCGCTGCCCGCCATCGTGATGCCCACTGGGTGGCCGTCGTCCAAGTGGATTCGGTGTCGAGCCAGGCGCGGCGGTCGGCTGAGCCCCACGCCCTGCGGTGCATCGGTGATAGGGCCGACCAGCGGGTCCGTCACCTCTCCGTCGGGACGATCCTTGATCAGTTGCCTAGAAGCCATGGCCTACCTCCCGTGTACTACCGCTGCCGGTCGCAACTCCAAGGAGGCGACGAGCCTGGTCACAGTCTCGACCGATCTGCTGGGTCAATCCCTCAAAAGTATCGAAGGCCGCGTCGCCACGAATGCGATGGGTGAAGCGCACGGCCACGGTCTCGCCATACAAGTCGCCCTGCCAGTCGAGCACGTGTACCTCCAGCACGACGTCGCCACCCTCCCCGTACACCGTTGGCCGGTTGCCCAGGTAGATGGCGGCCGGTAGCTCGGTGCCATCGTCTCGCACCAGCCAACCGGCACAGATCCCGGGTTCCGGGCGCAGCATCTCGGGAGCCACCGCCACGTTGGCCGTGGGAAAACCCCAGGTGCGGCCTCGCCGATCACCCTCCACCACGACGCCACGCAGCTCGTGAGGTCGACCCAGCATGACGTTGGCCGCATCGAGGCGGCCTTCGGTGAGGGCCCGACGGATCGCCGTGGAACTGACCTGCTCCTCCACCCGGGCCGCCTGCCCGTCGGCGCCTACCAGCGGCAGACCCTCAACCTTGAATCCCACGTCAGCACCGGCATCCTCCAGCATGGTCACGTCCCCGCCCCGACGATGCCCAAATCGAAAATCGGCGCCCACCATCACCATTCGGCTGCGCAGTTCGTCCACCAGCAACCGCTTGATGAAGTGCTCCGGCTCCTCCAGCGCACGATCGGCGTCGAAGGCCATCACGTAGGTGGCGTCCACCCCGGTTTCGGCCAACAGCTCCAGCTTGGTGGCGGTGTCGCACAGCAGCCGTGGGGCCGAGTCGGGCCGCAGCACCCTTGCCGGATGGGGCTCGAAGGTGACGACCACCGAGGCCAGGCCTCGCTCCCTTGCGGCATCTGCGAGACGGCCGATCACGGCCCGATGGCCGAGGTGAACACCGTCGTAGGCGCCGATGGTCACCGCTGCACCGTCCCAGGGCACGTCCGCGCTGGAACCCCGCGCGGCCGGATCTGCAGGGCGGGGGGCGCCATCACCGAGGATCAGCACTCCACCACCGTACGGTGTGCGACGACCATCCGACGAGTAGGGACCAAAGCGGCGAACCCTGAAGGGCTCACCCCGGCGACTCGAAACACCCGCAGGTCAGCCATCATGGGGCCAGGCCGTCCTACGATCGGCACCGTGAGCGACCACCAAGGCACCGAACCGCAACCCACTCCGTATCCATCGGGATGGGAGGCGGACGTGGTGCTTCGCGACGGCGGCACGGTGCACATCCGGCCGATCATTCCGGCGGACGCCGACCGGCTCACCGCCTTCCATCAGCGCCAGTCGGCCGAGAGCATCTACTACCGCTACTTCTCGGCCCGGCCGCGTTTGACCCAAAAGGACCTCGTGCACCTGACCCACATCGACTACGTGGACCGCGTGGCCTTCGTGGCGCTCCTCGGCGACGAACTGGTGGGCGTCGGACGGTACGAGCGCTGGGGAGACCGCCCGTCCGCCGAGGTGGCGTTCTTCATCGACGACGCGCACGCCCAACGGGGCCTGGCCAGCGTCTTTCTGGAATACCTCGTGGCAGCGGCGCGGGAGCGGGGCCTCGCAACGTTCACCGCATCGGTGCTGCCCGACAACTCCAAAATGCTCACCGTGTTCTCCACCGCGGGCTTTGAGGTCAGCCGGACGTTCGCCGACGGGGTCATCGAGGTGTCCTTCGACCTCCATCCCACACCGGACGCCGAAGCCGCACGCGAGCGACGCGAGGCCACGGCCGCCGCGGCTTCGGTGCGGCGCCTCTTCACCCCCACGAGCGTGGCGGTGATCGGGGCGGGCTCGACGCCGGGATCCCTGGGACACGAGGTGTTGTACAACCTGCTGGCCCAACGCTTCACCGGCACCGTCTGGGCGGTCAACGAGCGAACGGACGTCATCGGCGGTCTGCCCGCGTATCGCACCATCCTCGACATTCCCTCCGACGTGGACCTGGC
Coding sequences:
- the serB gene encoding phosphoserine phosphatase SerB; its protein translation is MTNLAVRVIGADRPGITADLMSTLAALEADLEDLEQVLVRQRLILAAVVATDRPDSVRRELAAFGARHGLSVQLDEVADAGTQPAETQIVTVLAPTITAAALEIITDTLGSLGANIDRIVRLARYPVYCYELRVSGADAEGIRSAVTAAGAAARVDVAVQRETLGRRAMRLVAFDVDSTLIQGELIDEVAKEAGCGAEVGALTVAAMAGELDFESALRARVALLKGLDVSVLMRIAAEVPFTPGARTLVATLKRLGFDVVAFSGGFSMMTNIVGERLGLDATHANDLEVIDGRLTGRLEGRVVDRARKGELLAELAGRAGIPLAQTVAVGDGANDLDMLGRAGLGIAFNAKKVLRDVADATISVPYLDVVLFLLGVGRSDVEREQLTRADPPKAVE
- a CDS encoding polyribonucleotide nucleotidyltransferase yields the protein MATQPIEGALRVRATVAEETDLVDGKEITMEAGRLASLADGSVLVGMGDTRVLVTATASRRVREGADFFPLTVDIEERSYAAGKIPGSFFRREGRASEAAILTCRLIDRPLRPSFPSSFRNEVHVVGLVLGADQENPYDVLALNGASAALMLSGIPFEGPVGAVRLSYTADGEWLAHPTYAESDAGAFDMVVAGRQLEDGDIAVMMVEAGGTEGAWELYEDGAPKVNEEALAAGLEASKAHIAAMIELQRQLVEVHQEAHGIPEAIAWVPQVDYSPEVADAVAAAAGDRIVETASIADKAERTAAESALRDELVATVAGAADEAERSNAEKQAKAAFRAATKEAVRSRIVNDGARIDGRGPKDLRPLSSEVGVVPTAHGTGLFQRGETQVLNITTLGIGRMDQMIDGIDPVTKKRYMHHYNFPPFSTGEPGFMRGPKRREIGHGALAEKALFPLVPAMSEFPYTIRLVSEVLSSNGSTSMASVCASSLSLMDAGVPLRAPVAGIAMGLVYADGKYTTLTDILGAEDAFGDMDFKVAGTSEFVTALQLDTKIEGIPADVLIAALNQAKEARLAILDSMNAALPEPRSEVNETAPKIISFEIPADKIGEVIGPKGKVINSIQGETGADISVDDDGMVGVVSVSAVDGNAVAEAERQIRLILDPPTPEVNAEYTGKVVSITKFGAFINILPGRDGLLHISKIGGGKRIDKVEDVLELGQDLAVYVEDIDPNGKVSLRMAGDTGGKSGGDTGGGRSDSPKADGPSQGRSAATSGRNDDRSGGRDGAAQASGASDSGSTDSGGSGSGGPQRAPEFAPVLEAKLTEAYGDLGPEPAPRNAGGGGGGRRGGGGGRGGRRGR
- the rpsO gene encoding 30S ribosomal protein S15, with the protein product MSNHVPTNMPPKADIIAKHRRDESDTGSPEVQIALLSARITHLTEHLRSHKKDHHTRRGLLQMVGRRRRLLNYLKNTDIESYRSLIADLGLRR
- a CDS encoding alpha/beta fold hydrolase, producing the protein MASRQLIKDRPDGEVTDPLVGPITDAPQGVGLSRPPRLARHRIHLDDGHPVGITMAGSGIPLVVIHGFTAEGFLYAQTLSRLCGMGFRVIAIDIAGHGGTAGLPEDGANIAAYSALVKRVLDELGIRHALLAGHSMGGRLVTQLAANHPERVLGVVLIDAIVGDTWDRMVYLFRVWPPLLGAVGVALMVDSILVPPLSRDPRQAVKFLRLFTPTLLGHVAKPWRLLGPAVSILRTRSSRYALDAAAAEGVPFYILHGDRDVAVPHRTSEDAARRVGADLITVEKAGHSWLLSDPETLPAIMAELLEGRLGDDLRAAFVELGVGEDPDLPAIHSACYEPGAAVFDLALPEPQEYTDTAVKRAGPAFAWHRHVPDVTAA
- a CDS encoding bifunctional riboflavin kinase/FAD synthetase yields the protein MLILGDGAPRPADPAARGSSADVPWDGAAVTIGAYDGVHLGHRAVIGRLADAARERGLASVVVTFEPHPARVLRPDSAPRLLCDTATKLELLAETGVDATYVMAFDADRALEEPEHFIKRLLVDELRSRMVMVGADFRFGHRRGGDVTMLEDAGADVGFKVEGLPLVGADGQAARVEEQVSSTAIRRALTEGRLDAANVMLGRPHELRGVVVEGDRRGRTWGFPTANVAVAPEMLRPEPGICAGWLVRDDGTELPAAIYLGNRPTVYGEGGDVVLEVHVLDWQGDLYGETVAVRFTHRIRGDAAFDTFEGLTQQIGRDCDQARRLLGVATGSGSTREVGHGF